Genomic window (Polyangia bacterium):
CCGGACGTCGCCGGCGACGAAGATGCCCACGTGGCCGTGCACGCGCAGCTCGAGGGCACCCGCGTCCCCGGTGTGGATCGTGTCGAGGTAATATTCGCCGCATGGCCAGTCCACGCTCTGCGCCGTCTCGAGATCGTCGAGCAGGTCGTCCGAGAAGGGCAAAAATGCGTTCGCGTTCTTCGCTCGCCGCGCCGCAACGGCGGCGCCGACGTCGAATGCGGGACCGGACGCGCAGCCGCAGGGCGGCGCGACGGACACGGGCTCGCGCTTCGTCGACTTGGCCTGGACGGAGGTGGCGACAGTGGCGTCCGCGGGCGCATGTAGCGTGGCCCCGACGACCAGACCGCCCGAGACGTCACCCGAGAGGTAGCCGTCGCCCGTGATCCAGTAGGACGAGGACACATGAACGTTGCCCGCGAGGTGGGCGTTGCCGAGGACGTGTCCCCCGGTGCCGAGAACGACATCGCCCGTGCCCGCGGAGATGAAGCTCCCGGGCACGTCCCAGTGCCCGGGGACACGCAAGGCGCCGTCGGTGCCGACGGCTGCGAAGAAGCTGTGCGCGAGCAGCCCGTCGACGGGGTGGCTGCCGGGCCAGGGGTTCGCCGGTGGCGGCGGGCCGCCGGGCGGCGGCGGCGGACCGCCGGAGCCGCTCGGGGTCCCGAAAGCACCGACCAAAAAGTTGCCGGCGAGCACGAGATCGTTGCAGGCACACAGTGCGTAGCGCCCGATCTGGGCGGCGAGGGCGCCGGCACAGGCGCTCTGGCTCCCGTCGACAAGCTGGATGGGCGGCCCGGGGGCCGCGCAGGCGGCCGTCGCCGGCGCCTCGACGAGCTCCGTCGTGCGCGTGCACCCGAGCGCGCCGGCAATAAAAGCCAGCGCGACGACTGAGAGCACGCGCGTCACGGCCCTCACTCGCGCGCGTGGAGCTGCCGAATTCGCTCGTCCGCCTCACGCGCGAAGCGTCCACGCGGGTAGCGCGCGAGATAGTCGTCGAAAGCCGCGCGCGCTGCCGCCTCGGCGCCGCGCTCGGATAGAAGCTGGCCAGCCGCGAAGGCCGCGGTCTCGCCCTCGGGCGTCCTTTCGTACCGGCGTGTCACGGCCCGGTAGGCCGCGATTGCCTCGTCAGGGCGGCGCTCGACGAGCAGCACATCCGCCGCGAGGAGATCGAGACTCGGGCGCTCGGACGCCCTCGGACCTGCGGCGCGCGCCCGAGCCATCAGGGTGCGCGAGCGATCGGAGTCGCCTTCGGAGAGCGCGGCGCGCGCGCGAGCGAGAAGGTCGGCGACGCTGACGACGAAGCGCCGCACCGGAGCGCGCGCAGCCGTCGGCGTCGCCGACACGAGGTGCGCGGGCGCGACCTCGGGCACGGGCAGGGGCGTGACCGCCGGCGCGACGTCGGCTGGCGGCGGGCTCCAGGATTGGCCGGCCGAGACATATGCCAGCTCGTGCCCATCGAGGTCGAGGACTTCAACGCGCCCGCGGAGCGTGCGCACACCCGACAGCGTGACGACGAAACGCGTCCCCAGCACCTCGACGATGAAGCGGCCCGTCGTCACGCGGAAGCGGCGCGCGCTGTGCTCGATCACGTCGACGTCGACTCGGCCGCGCGTGAGCGCGAGGGTCCGTGTCGTCGGATGGAACGTCAGCACTGTGCCGTCGTCGTATCGTACGTCGGCGCCGCCGAAGGCGAGCACGCCAGGTTGAGATCGTTCGAGCGTCTGGCCCTCGGCAAATACCGGAGAGCCGGTGAGGCGCGGCGGCAGGCGCCACACGGCGACCAGCCCTCCAGCGCCGACCGCGAGCGCGGCGAAGGCAGCGAGCGCGACGCGCGAACGACGGCGCGGCGCCGCACCGAGGCGCGACCGCGTGGACGATTCGGTCGTCACAAGGCGCGCGACGATCCGCCGCTCCGCAGCCGGCCCGAGCCGGGGAGGCGGCTGGCCGCGTAGCTCGCCGAGAAGCTGAAAAGCGGCGCGCGACTCTCGACAGCGCGCGCAACCCTCGAGATGACCCTCGACCTCCAGTCGCACGCCGTCGCTCGCCGTGTCGCGCACGATGTCGAGCAATCGCCGTTCGATCGAGCCACAGGAGCTCACGTGTTCTCCTCCGGCCAATCGCCGATCAGCCCCGCCGCCAGCTCCCGGAGCTCGGGATCATTGCGCACGATCTTCCGCAGCTCGCGGCGCGCGAAAAACATGCGCGAGCGCGTCGCCGTCTGGGTCGCGCGCATGAGCGCGGCGATCTCCTCGACGGAGCGATCTTCCAGGACGTAGAGCAAGAGCGCGATGCGCTTCTTCGGGGCGATGCGGTCGCACGCCGCGTGCAGCTTGGCGGCCAGGCGTCGCCCGTCGAGGCGGTCATCGGCCTCGACGCCGCTGCCATCGACGAGCGCGAGGGAGGTCGGCGCTCGATCGTC
Coding sequences:
- a CDS encoding RNA polymerase sigma factor, whose protein sequence is MAADDPALAGCRARRPEAVEALYRAYGAMIEGVIGRLVGPTADFEDLVQTTFAEAIANLGRFRGEAKLSTWLCGIAVNVAHHHLRAGKVRRHVPLELVADDRAPTSLALVDGSGVEADDRLDGRRLAAKLHAACDRIAPKKRIALLLYVLEDRSVEEIAALMRATQTATRSRMFFARRELRKIVRNDPELRELAAGLIGDWPEENT
- a CDS encoding tetratricopeptide repeat protein — protein: MSSCGSIERRLLDIVRDTASDGVRLEVEGHLEGCARCRESRAAFQLLGELRGQPPPRLGPAAERRIVARLVTTESSTRSRLGAAPRRRSRVALAAFAALAVGAGGLVAVWRLPPRLTGSPVFAEGQTLERSQPGVLAFGGADVRYDDGTVLTFHPTTRTLALTRGRVDVDVIEHSARRFRVTTGRFIVEVLGTRFVVTLSGVRTLRGRVEVLDLDGHELAYVSAGQSWSPPPADVAPAVTPLPVPEVAPAHLVSATPTAARAPVRRFVVSVADLLARARAALSEGDSDRSRTLMARARAAGPRASERPSLDLLAADVLLVERRPDEAIAAYRAVTRRYERTPEGETAAFAAGQLLSERGAEAAARAAFDDYLARYPRGRFAREADERIRQLHARE